TCCACTTGGATTAAGTGCGCGGCTTCCCGTGCCTGTTCCCATGTCTCAGCGACCACTAACCCAATAATTTGTCCCCCATAGTGAATTTTGTCATCTGAAAGAGGCAAACGAGATTCATAGATTTTGGAATTGATGAAATTATTATCGGGTTGATAGACTTGCGGGGGATTATGATGGGTAAAAACTGCCTGTACCCCTGGTGCTTGTTTCGCTGCGGAAGGATTGATGGCTTGAATTCGACCATTGGCGATCGCGCTGGTTACCAAATAGCCGTGAACCATTTCGGGAATGGCATGTTCGGCACTATAGGTAGCTTGCCCAGTTACCTTGGCAAAACCATCTTTGCGAGTAACTGAAGTTCCAACAACTTGATTCATGTTTCACTTCCCCTCTCGGCGGACAATTTAAGAGCTCGTTCCATGGCTCGTTTACTCAGATCAACTTTAAAATGATTGTGAGATAGCGGTTGTGCATCTTGCAATGCCATCTCGGTTGCCTGTTGCCAAGTTTCGGCATCTGCTGACTTTCCTTGAAGATAGGCTTCTGTTTCCCATAATCGCCACGGTTTGTGGGCTACCCCTCCCAAGGCAAGATAGGCTTTTTGAATGACATTATTGGTCACCGAAACCATGGCTGCCACTGAGACAAGGGCAAAGGAAAAAGAAGCGCGATCGCGCAGTTTCAAATAAACACCTGTTTTCGCAGTAGGATGGGGAGGTAATTTAACCGCAGTAATGAGTTCCCCGACTTCCAAATGGCTATCCCATTGAGGCGTTTCTCCCGGCAAACGGTGAAATTGACTCACGGGAATTTCTCGCACGCCATTGCTTCCTTCCACTTCCACCACAGCATCCAGAGCCGTCAGTGCCACTGCCATATCAGAGGGATGAACGGCAATGCAGTGTTCACTCGCTCCTAAAATAGCGTGCATCCGGTTAATCCCCTCTCTAGCAGAACAGCCGCTGTGAGGTTGCCGTTTATTACAAGCAAAGGCAGTGTCATAGTAGTAAGGGCAACGAGTGCGCTGGAGTAAGTTTCCGCCCACTGTTGCCACATTACGAATCTGTTGTGATGCCCCCGATAAGATCGCTCGCGACAATAGAGGATAATCTTGTCGAATGCGGGGATGATTGGCAACGGCAGTATTAGTGACCAGTGCCCCAATTTTTACGCCGCCATCCGAAGTGGACTCAATTTGATTGAGATCCAACCGAGAAACATCAATCAGCCTCGAAGGCTCATCTAAAAACGCCTTTAACCGATCCACTACATTGGTGCCACCAGCAATATATAAAGAATCCTGTTGCGCGATCGCGTTTTGGACAGCCTCTTGT
This window of the Euhalothece natronophila Z-M001 genome carries:
- a CDS encoding FAD binding domain-containing protein, which gives rise to MKQFGYVRAHSTQEAVQNAIAQQDSLYIAGGTNVVDRLKAFLDEPSRLIDVSRLDLNQIESTSDGGVKIGALVTNTAVANHPRIRQDYPLLSRAILSGASQQIRNVATVGGNLLQRTRCPYYYDTAFACNKRQPHSGCSAREGINRMHAILGASEHCIAVHPSDMAVALTALDAVVEVEGSNGVREIPVSQFHRLPGETPQWDSHLEVGELITAVKLPPHPTAKTGVYLKLRDRASFSFALVSVAAMVSVTNNVIQKAYLALGGVAHKPWRLWETEAYLQGKSADAETWQQATEMALQDAQPLSHNHFKVDLSKRAMERALKLSAERGSET